The segment agaactttctgcaggggcacaattgagagcatcctgactggctgcatcactgcctggtatgggaactgtacctccctcaatcgcaggactctgcagagggtggtgcagacagtccagtgcatctgtaggtgtgaacttcccatgattcaggacatttacaaggacaggtgtgtaaaaagggcccaaaggatcattggggacccgagtcaccccaaccacaaactgattcagctgctaccatccgggaaatggtaccgcagcataaaagccaggaccaacaggctctgggacagcttcttccaccaggccgtcagactgattaactcacgctgatacaattgtatttctatattatattgactatcctgttgtgcctcatatttatcataaattactataaaaatTGCACGTTTAGAtggagatttttactcctcatgtatgtgaaggatgtaactaataaagtcaattcacttCAATAcaggtgatccaggttcaattcccgccgctgcctgtatgATCTCCCCGTGACggtgtggtttcctcccacagtccaaagacgtaccggttggtaggttaatcggttgttgcaaattatcctgtgattaggctcgggttaaatcagggtttgttgggcagtgtggcttgaataaaagtaataaaaagtaagcagcgcacacaaaatgctggaggaactcagcaggccaggcagcgtcgatggaaaagagtaaacagtcgacgttttgggccgagacccttctccacatcccggcccgaaacgccgactgcacttttttccgtaggtgctgcctgacctgccgagttcctccagcgttttgtgtgcgtgtgtgcgttgctcgggatttccagcgtctgcagggtTTTTTGtgcttttgtttaaaaaaaagcgcGAAAGAGGGAATAGGTGAGGTGGAGTTCACGGACTGTTCGGAAATCCGAtggcggggaagaagctgttgttagTGAAGCTTTGAGCGTTGGTCTTCGGGTTTGtgtaccccctccccctcccctggtGTCAGTAGTGAgcccccaggttgggaagccctgtgTCAGGATGTTTtctaaaaattggtgagggtgcaCCAGGCTCCGTTCGCACTCCGAAGTTGGGCAGAAGGCATCCCTCCAGCAGGTTGGACTACTTTCTAACCAAGGGAACTCCAGTTAATCCGCTCATTTTGACAGTGCCCCAGAGGGGTGAATACTGCAGTGCACATGCTGGACACCATTCCTACGAGCAGACTTTGGGGCTGCTGCTGATGGAGGGGGTgatcacctgccagctcgtacTCCTTCCGTGGGGCATAggcacagaatgaggccattcagcccgtcaaaGCCCGctccaccattccctctcaaccccattcccctgccttctccccgtaacttttgacgccctgactaaacaagaacctgtCAAGCTTTGCTTTAACTATCCCAACGACtctgcctccacagccgtctgtggcaactgTCACCAGGTTTGGACGTGGCCCAAGTGTGCAGTAAGAGACAgtgaagcaggtcgatagatcacagactttaatgccaacagtgttaaaggggaaaatgaaacaataaacactaggctgaacagggccattaactaaaactctggAAAGGagaatgaagcctacactgcggctgaaaagaataCCTAAACATTAAACGAATCCCGCGAGTCTTCAGAGTCCGTTGACTCGACCGTCCAacttctcaggcaaggccgaatgcaaaacGGCAGCCAAgcgttgctgtgtccaagtctccaCAAGCACTGCGACAGGATGAACGGAGTTAGATACCATCACAATGAGATAATAATTAcctgacatgtgcatattcacaagcacaattgccgtatctactgtgctgccgaatccgtggttgtgacagcaacgaattccacagattcatcctctggctaaaaaaattcctcatccctttcccccccctcaccttcttattccgtTGTCTCGCTCCTTACttcccagtcttgaagaagggtctcggcccgaaacatcaactgtttattcatttccacagatgctgcccgacctgctgagatcctccagcattttgtgtgtgtgtgtatatgtgggtatatatctgtgtgtgtctgagtgtgtgtgtgtgtgtgttagcatgagtgtatgtgtgtgtgtgagtgtgttagcatgagtgtgtgtgtgtctgtgtgtgtgagtgtgtctctgtgtgtgttagcatgagtgtgtgtgtatcagtgtgtcTATGAGTGAGTGTGTtagcatgagtgtgtgtgtgtctgtgtctgtgtgtgtgtctgagtgtgtatctatgtgtgagtgtgcgtctgtgtatgtctgagtgtgtgtgtgagtgtgtgtgtctgtgtgtgtgtgtgtgtatgtgtctatgtgtgagtgtgtgtatgtatgtgtgtctgtgtatgtgtgtgtgtgtatgtctgtgtgtgtgtatgtgtgtgtctctgagtgtgtgtgtgtgtgtctctgagtttgtgtgtgtgtgtgagtctgtctgTATATGCTAAGGTTAGCTCCTCCGGAGAGCGCGATGGATACATAACAAACGGCGTTGCACTCTATCCTCCCTCGCCTCAATTGAGGTCGGCGCCGAGTCTGCACACGAAGCCAGCGTGCATGCACAGGTGAAAGAGGACAAATGCAACTTTTCCTGCAGCCTGCATTAATGCAGGGGACGAGAGAAAAACACACACGGGCGGCTCTTTGAAGAGTGGGGCTGAATGCATAAGCGGCGGCGGGATGGGGTCAGCCCGTCCAGCTTGTAAATCTGCCTGTCAGCCCAGGAGCGGAGAAGATCACACGGCGGACTTTTAAAATTTAAATGCCCCTGCAACTTCAGGACTGCGCTCACCCCTCTTCTGCCTTCAGCGCGCTGGACACTGGCATTGGAACAGAAATGGACAGGGTCGCCCCAGAACTCCCCTGCGGCTTCCAGGAGTTCGACGTCTGGAGGGATTATCTGAAGCTGTCGATGAAAGTGGAGGAGATCTGGCGGCGCGACGTCGGAGCGACGGAGGGGGCTCCACCCGCCGAGCCCAGCCCGCCGCCGCCACGGGGAGCCTTCCGGCCGCTCTCCCCCGAGGCTGGCGGCCCGAACAGGGACGGCGACGGCATCTGCGCCTTCTGCCGGCACAACGGCGAGTCGCGCAAGGTCTACTCCTCCCATGTGCTGAAGGCGGACGGGGGGCGAGTGCTGTGCCCCATCCTGCGGAACTATGTGTGCCCCCTCTGCCGTGCCACCGGGGACTCGGCTCACACCCTCAAGTACTGCCTCCTAAACCCCGACAGGCGGTCGCTGTACCGGAGCAACGGGCGCAACTCGGTGGGCAAGAGGTCCAGGCGCTGACCGGAAAGGGGAAAGGGACTCACCTTCTCGAAAGCTGTATCATAAAAAAAGTCTTGTAGATATTCGAGAGAAGGTCGGGGGTTTGCGAATCGGTAAAGTTATTTTAAAGTTCGTTTATATTTATATCGGACTGCTG is part of the Hemitrygon akajei chromosome 25, sHemAka1.3, whole genome shotgun sequence genome and harbors:
- the LOC140716219 gene encoding nanos homolog 2-like; the encoded protein is MPLQLQDCAHPSSAFSALDTGIGTEMDRVAPELPCGFQEFDVWRDYLKLSMKVEEIWRRDVGATEGAPPAEPSPPPPRGAFRPLSPEAGGPNRDGDGICAFCRHNGESRKVYSSHVLKADGGRVLCPILRNYVCPLCRATGDSAHTLKYCLLNPDRRSLYRSNGRNSVGKRSRR